In Bacillota bacterium, the genomic window CGCCCCCTCCCTCCCCACGGCGGTCGCGGCGGCGCCGGCCAGTGCGGCCGGCCGCAGCACGGCCGCCACCAGCAACGCGGTCAGCGCCATCAGCGCCGCCCCGCCGCCCGCCACCGCCGCGCGCCCGGCGCCCGCCGCCCAGGTGAAGAGCGGCGGGCCCAGTGCCGCCCCGAAGAAGCGGGCGGTGCCGTACAAGGCGGTGATCACCCCCCGCTTGGCCGCGTCGACGCTCTCGGTCACCAGCGTGTTGACCGGCGAGAGGAGGAGGCCGTCACCGGCGCCCACCAGCGTGACCGCCGCCGTCAGCGTCCAGAGGCCGCGCAGCCAGTAGGAGAGGGCGAGGCCCGCGGCGGCTGCGGCCAGGCCGCCCAAGAGCAGCGGCAGGCTCCAGCGCCGGATGCGCTCGCGCAGCCAGGTGCCGGTCAGGAAGGAGAGAAGCGCCATGGTGCCCACGGGGACGGCCATGATCAGCCCCTTGACCAGGCCGCGGATTCGCCAGGAGGCTTCCAGCACGTCCGAGTAGTAGCTCAGGAAGCCGAAGAGGACGAGCAGGGCGACGAAGCCGACGGCGAAGAGAACGGCCAGCGGGCCGCCCTTGCTCGCGAGGACGGCCCGCAGATCCTCCAGGTAGCCGGCCGGCGGGCGCCTCCGATCCGCCGCCGCCGGACGGGACGTCGGGATGAGCCAGAAGACGGCCGCCGCGGCCGACCAGGCGGCCGCCGGATAAAAGAAGAAGGGCGCCATCCAGGCAAGCATGCCCAGCGCGGAGCCGATGACGGGCGCCGCCACCTTGCCGACGCCGTTGGAAGCCTCCAGGGTGCCCAGGACCTGCACCCGCCGGCCTCCCCGGTAGAGGTCGCCCGCCAGCGCCATGGCCACCTGGTAGGTGCCGCCGCCGCCCACGCCCTGGATCACGCGCCCGGCGACCAGCCAGGGGAATGGACGCGGGAAGGCCAGCGGTGCCAGGCCCGCCAGCAGCCCGCCCAGGCCGAAGAGGCCGAGGGCGGGAACGATGACCGCCTTGCGGCCGATCCGATCCGAGAAGTACCCTCCCAGCGGGATGACTAGCCCGGCCGTGACGGAGAAGGCGGTGATCAGGAGGCCGGCCTGGAATGCGGTCAGGTGGGCACCGCGCTGGATGGAGGGCAGGACCGGGATCAGAAGCGAGTTGGAGAGGACCATGCAGAAGGGCACCGAGACCAGCGCCAGAAGGGCGCCCACGCCAGGTGACCGCACCCGCAGAGCCTCCCTTTCCGCAAGGAATGGAAACGACGGTGACTAGTCTCTCCGGAAGGCCGGAAGCCGATCCCCGGGCGCAGCCGGGAGGGTCCAAGACGCTTTGGATCGCCCTGGCGCTGGTTCTCGCCGCCGTCCTGGGCTATGAGCTCCTCCAGTGGCCCGGCTTCCGGCTGCGCGAGGTGGAGGTGAGCGGGCTCCGGCTGCGCACCGCCGGCCAAGTGCTGCGCGAGGCGGGCCTGCGCTACCAGGTGCCGATCTGGCAGGTGCGGCCCTCCGGGATCGCGGCCCGCCTGGAGCGGGATCCGGTCATCGAGGGGGCGACGGTCCGCATCCTTTGGCCCGACCGCCTCTCCATCCGCATCGTCGAGCGGAGCCCGGTGGCGGCAGTGAGCGTCGCCGGGGGCGGCACCTGGTGGGTCGACCGTTACGGGGTGCCCTTCCTCGAACGGAACAGGACGGCCGGCCTGCCGCTGATCCGCCTGCCCGGCGACGTCCGCCCGGTGGCGGGCAGGCCGCTGGGGAGCGCGGCCGCACGCCCGGTCGCGCTGGCCGCGCTGCTGGCCGGGGCCGAGCCGCCGCTCGAATCGGTGGACGTCCACGGCGACGGCGGCCTCACCCTCTGGCTCCGGGCGGCGGACGGCGGCGGGAGCGCCGCGCGGCGGATCCCGGTCTGGGTCGACGTCGCCTCGCCGCCCAGCGAGGTGGCCCGGGAGCTGCTGGGCGTGCTGGCCGAGGCGAGGCGGCGCGGGCAGCTGCCGCTCTACGTCGACCTGCGCGCGCCGGGGCTGCCGGCGGTCGCCTGGCCGCCCAGGCCGCCCGCGCTGGCGCCGGCGTCGCCCCCGCCGGGGGGCTAAAGCGGTCGCGAAGGATGTCGAATTGGCTTCCAGGAAGCCGGCAGAAGGCAGGGTTTGCAAGGGACCCGGCGAAGGACTGCCGGTAGACCGGGAGTCGGGTCCCGCTTCCTGGGCGTGACGCACCCGGGGAACGACAGGTCCCGGGGAGGAGCGGAAGAAATTGCTGGAACTGGAACCTTCCGCATACAACTACGCCGTCATCAAGGTGGTCGGCGTCGGTGGCGGTGGTAGCAACGCTGTCAACCGGATGATCCGGGCCAGCCTGCACGGGGTCGACTTCATCGCGGTCAACACCGACGCGCAGGCGCTCGGTCTCTCCGAGGCCACGGAGAAGATCCAGATCGGTCAGAAGTTGACCAAAGGGCTGGGGGCCGGGGCCAACCCCGAGATCGGCAAGCGGGCGGCGGAGGAGTCGCGCGACCAGATCGCCGAGGCGCTGAAGGGCGCCGACATGGTCTTCATCACCGCGGGCATGGGCGGCGGGACCGGCACGGGTGCCTCGCCCGTCATCGCTTCCATCGCCAAGGAGCTGGGCGCCCTGACGGTGGGCGTGGTCACGCGGCCCTTCTCCTTCGAGGGAAAGCCGCGGGCGCAGGCGGCGGAGGCGGGTACGCGGGCGCTGCGCGAGCAGGTGGACACCCTCATCGTCATCCCCAACGACCGGCTGCTGCAGGTGGTCGACAAGAGGACCTCCATGCTGGAGGCCTTCCGTGTGGCCGACGACGTGCTGCGCCAGGGCGTGCAGGGCATCTCGGACCTGATCACCGTGCCGGGCCTGATCAACCTGGATTTTGCCGACGTGCGGACGGTGATGACCGAGACCGGCTCGGCCCTCATGGGGATCGGCGTCGCCTCGGGCGAGAACCGCGCGGCGGAGGCGGCCAGGACCGCCATCTCGAGCCCGCTCCTGGAGACCTCCATCGAGGGAGCGCGGGGCGTCCTGCTCAACATCACCGGCGACGCCAACCTGGGCCTCTACGAGGTGAACGAGGCGGCGGCCATCATCCAGCAGGCGGTCGACCCCGAGGCCAACATCATCTTCGGCGCGGTCATCGACGAGTCGCTCCACGACGAGATCCGAGTCACGGTCATCGCCACCGGCTTCGATACGGAGAAGCCCAGGGCGCAGGCACCGCTGGAGGAGCTGGACATCAAGCCCTTCGCCCGCCCCGACCTGGACATTCCGGCCTTCCTGAGGCGGCGGAGCCAGCTGGGCTGAGGAGGCTGGGAGGAGCCGGGGGCTGGCGAGGCGAATCGAAAGAGAGCCCCTCGCGGGGGGGCTGCGACGGTTGGCGAGGCCCCGGGGTGACAGGAGTCGCCCCGGGGCCTTCGCTATCCTCGCCGCGGGCCCGCAGGCATCGGTCGTCGGGCGCCGGCATATCCATCCGATGTTCCGGAGGGGCCCCATGGTCGTCTACCTGGACGTCTACTGGCTGGTCAACGCCGCGGTGGACACGGTCCTCCTGGAGGCCGCCGGCCGCCTGGCCGGGCTCCGCCCGCGGCCGCTGCGCGTGCTGGCCGCTGCCTCCCTGGGGGCGGGACTGGCCGTCGCCGGCGAACTCTCGCCCCTCCTGCGTCACCTGCGGCTGGCCTGGATGCTCCTGGTCTCCCTCTTCATGCTGCCCGTCGCCTTCGGATGGCACGGGCCCGCCGCCCTCCTCCGTCAGGCCGGCTACCTTTACGCCGGCGCCGCGGTGGTGGCGGGTACGGCGCTGGCACTGCCCGGGGTGCCGGCGAGCGGAGGACCGGGCTGGCTGGCGCTCCTGGTGGCGCTGGCCGCCGGCTCCCTGGCGTTGGAGCGGCTGGCCTGGGGCGGGCGACGCCAGTGGGCGCTCGCCCGCTGGCGCTGCGAGCTCCTTTTGGAGGAGGGCGGGCGTGCGCTGACGCTGGAGGCGCTGGTCGACTCGGGCGACACCCTGGTCGATCCCCTCAGCGGTCGGCCTGCGGCGGTGGTGGCGGCCGCGGCGCTGGAGAAGCTCCTGGGGCGGGAGGCGAGCGACTTCTTCCTGCACTGGGAGCGGGGCGCCAAACCGCCGGAACGCCTCGCCTCCGCCCTCTGCTGGCTGCCCTACCAGGGGCCGACCGAGGGCGGACTGCTGCCGGGCTGGAGGCCGGAACGCAGCGAGATCCGCCTGGACGGGGAGCGCATCGAGACCCAGCTGGTGGTGGCGGTGGTGCCGGCGCCGCCGGCCGCTGGCAGGGGCGTGGAGGCGCTGGTGCCCGCCGCGGCGTTGACGGGGAGGAGGGTGGTGCGGTGAACCTCTGGCTGCGCGCACGGCGCGCCTGGGCTGCCGCCTGGGTGCGGCTCTGGGCGAGGTTGGGCGGGCGCGAGGCCCTCGGCTACCTGAACGGAAGTGAAAGTCTGCCCCCGCCGCTCAGCCGGGACGAGGAGGCGGAGCTGATCCGCCGCCTGGAGGACGGCGACGACTCGGCTCGCACGCCGCTCATCGAGCGCAACCTGCGCCTGGTGGTCTACATCGCGCGCAAGTTCGACAACACGGGCGTGGGCGTGGAGGATCTGGTCTCCATCGGCAGCATCGGCTTGATCAAGGCGGTACGCAGCTTCGACCCTGGCAAGCGGATCAAGCTGGCCACCTATGCCTCCAAGTGCATCGAGAACGAGATCCTCATGTACCTGCGGCGGAGCGCGAAGACGCGGAGCGAGGTCTCCTTCGACCAGCCGCTCAACGTCGACTGGGACGGCAACGAACTGCTCCTGGCCGACGTCCACGGCACCGACCAGGACATGATCTACCAGAGCGTGGAAGAGCAGGTGGACCGCGCCCTCCTGCGCAGGGCGCTGGCCCGCCTGAGCGGCCGCGAGCGCAAGATCATCGAACTGCGCTTCGGCCTGCGGGACGGCGTCGAGTACACGCAGAAGCAGGTGGCCGACCTGCTGGGCATCTCGCAATCCTACATCTCTCGCCTGGAGAAGCGGATCATGCGCCGACTGCGCAAGGAGATCCTGGCCATGGAGTGAGACGGGGAGGACCGCCCGCGGAGAGCCGGCCCGCGCGGAGCGCGGGCCGGCTTTTTGCGCACGTATAAAACAAAAGATTCTCGCACAGGCTCCCTTCCGGATCGGCAATCCGTCGCCGGGAGGCGGGGCCCGCGCCCCGCTTCCGGCACGGGGGCGAGGCCCGCCCTGGAGGGCACGACCGTGGCGAACAAAGTGGAGATCTGCGGGGTCAATACTTCGGAGCTGACCGTACTCAGCAACGAGCAGATGCGCCAGCTCTTCGAACGCATGCAGCAGGGCGACCGCAAGGCGCGCACGGAGCTGGTTCAGGGCAATCTGCGGCTCGTCCTGAGCGTCATCCAGCGCTTCAACAACCGCGGCGAGCCGGCGGACGACCTCTTCCAGGTCGGCTGCATCGGCCTGATGAAAGCGATCGACAACTTCGACCTCTCGCAGAACGTCCGCTTCTCCACCTACGCCGTCCCCATGATCATCGGCGAGATCCGCCGCTACCTGCGCGACAACAACGCCATCCGCGTCAGCCGGTCGCTGCGGGACATCGCCTACCGGGCGATGCAGGCGCGCGACCAGCTGACGCACCGCAACGGGCGCGAGCCCAGCGTGGAAGAGGTCGCCCGCGAGCTGGGCGTCCCCGCGGACGAGGTGGCGCTGGCCATGGAGGCCATCCAGGAGCCCATCTCCCTCTTCGAGCCCATCTACGACGACGGCGGCGATCCCATCTACGTCATGGACCAGGTGGGCGACGAAAGCGAGTCGGACGCGCGCTGGGTGGAGAACCTGGCCCTGCGCGAGGCCATGGAGAAGCTGGGCCGGCGGGAGCGGCAGATCCTCCAGCTCCGTTTCTTCGCCGGCAAGACGCAGATGGAGGTGGCCGAGGAGATCGGCATCTCCCAGGCCCAGGTCTCGCGGCTGGAGAAGGCGGCGCTCCTCCAGATGCGCCGCCACATGTGAGGCGTCCCCCCGGCGCCTCCGGGCGCGACGCGTGGAAGGTGGTGGGCGAGGCTGATGGCGGAAGAGGCGGGGACGGGCGGACGGCGGCCGCCGCGCGCGGCGCGGCTGGGCGAGGTGGCCGGCGCGCTGGCGCTGCTGGCGGCGACAGGGCTGCTCCTGGGCGGTCCGCTGCGCGGCGCGGCGGCCGGGACGGCGCTGGTGGCCGCGCGCGGCGGGCCGGCCGGGGTGGTCCAGCTCCACTTCGTGGCGGCCAGCGACACGCCCGCCGACCAGCGTCTCAAGCAGGAGGTGGTGCGCGCCCTCCTTCCGGTGATCGTGCGCGAGCTCTCGCCGGCCGGGCTTCCCGCCGGCGGGCGCGGGAGCGAGGTACTGCTGGAGCGGGCCCGGCAGCGGAGCGGCGAATGGGCGCGCCTCGCCCGCCAGGTGCTGCGCCGGGCGGGCTCCCGGGAGGGCGTGGAGGTGGTGGTAGGCCGGTACGCCTATCCGGCCAAGCGCTCCGGCTCCCTCTGGCTGCCCGCCGGCGTCTACCCGTCGGTGGAGGTCCGGCTGGGCCCGGCCCGCGGCCACAACTGGTGGTGTCTCCTCTTCCCGCAGCTCTGCCTGCCTCTGGCGGGCGACCTCCCCGCCGGCGGCGCCTCTCCGGCGGCGCCGGTGCGCGGGGACGGGACGGCGGTGGCGGCGCTGGCGCCGGCGGAGCCGGTCACGGCCGGCGGCACCGGGGACGTCCAGCTGGCGTTCCGCCTGGACGACGGCGCGGCGACGGGGGGCGAGGAGCGGCCGCGCTTCCGCCTGGCGCTCTGGGAGTGGCTCAGAGGCGTGGAGCCGCGGCTCGCGCGGGCGGTCGAGCGGAGCCGCTTCCTCATCGCCGAACCCTGACGCCGCGACGCGCCGCCCGGGGCGCGCGCGCGGTTCAGCCGGAGCCGGGGGGCGCATAGGCTTTCCCGGGAGGGAGGGCCCGTGCGCCTGCGCACCTCGGACATGCGGGAGCGCGACGTGATCGACGTGCTCACCGGCCGGCGGCTGGGCAACGTGGAAGATCTGGACATCGACGTGGAGACGGGCCGCGTGCGCGCCCTGATCATCCCGGGCGAGCGGCGGCTCCTCGGCTTTCTGGGGACGGGCGGCAAGGAACTGCGCATCCCCTGGTCGGCGGTCCAGGTTGTCGGCGAGGACGCGATTCTGGTCCGCGGCGAGCAGGTGGCGGCGAGCGAAGGGGGAAAGGAAGGGCTCTGGGGCGGTCCGGAGACGGACGACCCGGGAGGCGATCCCCATCGGCGAGGAGGAGTTCCCCGTCCCTGAGCCGGCCCTCCCCGAAGTGCCGGCAGCCTTCGCCTGGGAGCGGCGCCACGGCCTGCTGCTCCTGCGCGCCTCCGCGCTGGAGGCGGCGGGTGTGACCGCCGCCTTCTCCACGCGCCTCGGGGGAGTGAGCCAGGGGGCCTACGCCAGCCTCAACCTGAGCCGCGGCACCGGCGACCGGCCGGAGGCGGTGGAGGAAAACCGGCGCCGCTGGCTGGCGGCGCTGGGCGAGGGCTGGCGGCCGGCCTGGCTCTCCCAGGTCCACGGCGCGCGCGTGGTGGAGGCGGGCCGCGAAGAGGCGACGGTCCCCGAGGCGGACGCGCACTGGACCGGCGAACGGGGGCTTCTGCTCGGCGTCCTGGCGGCCGACTGCGTGCCGGTCCTGGTGGCCATGCCCTCCCCTGCGGGCTGGCTGGTGGGCGCCGCCCACGCGGGCTGGCGGGGGACGGCCGCCCGGGTGGCGGCCGCGCTGGTGGAGGCCATGCGCGGTGCCGGCGGCCGGCCCGAGCTGGGCAGGGCGGCCATCGGCCCTTCCATCGGTCCCTGCTGCTACGAGGTGGGCGAGGAGGTCCAGGAGGCGCTGGCCCGCGCCTATCCCGGCGCGCCGCTGCGCCTGCGCGCGCCCGGCCGCGATCACGTCGACCTCTGGGAGGCCAACCGGCGGGCGCTGGTGGAGGCGGGCCTGCCGGAGGAAGGCGTCGACGTGGCCGGCCTCTGCACCCGCTGCCATCCCCAGCTCTTCTACTCCTACCGCGGCCAGGGCCGGACGGGCCACATGGCCGCCTCCGTGGGCATCCTGCCGGGCGGCCCTGCGCCTGGACGGGCGGCGCTCCCCGGCGCGCGGGCGGCCGGGGCGGAACGGCAGGTGGAGCGGGCGTCGGGTTCGATACAATACGCAGGGTAAGACGGCCCGGCAGCGGGAGGGCGTGCAGGCGGCCGGCGGAGGTGGGAAGCCATGGCTTGGTGGGCGCGCATCCTCGACTTCATGGGCTTCGAGGTGGGCGAGGAGGAGGCGGCGGCCGAGGAGGAGTCCGCTGCCTACGGGGGCCGCTCCGGCGAGGCGCGCGCCGCGGCTCGCGCGGAGGTCCGCCGGGCGGGCGGCGAGCCGCGGGCCGTGCCGGGCCGGCGCGCCGCGCGGGCGGGGGCGCTGGTGCCGCTGCCCGTGGCCGAGGCGAGGCCCACACGCCTGGGCGTCTTCCGGCCCCGGCTCTTCGACGACGTCCAGCCCATCGCCGACGAGCTGAAGGGCGGCCGCGTCTGCGTGGTCAACCTGGAGGCCAGCGAGCCGGAGGCCTCGAGGCGGATCCTCAACTTCCTGAGCGGCATCGTCTATGCGGTGGAGGGCGAGATCTTCCGCATCGGGCCGACCGTCTTTCTGCTGACGCCGGCCAGCGCGGAAGTGGTGGGCCAGGCGGAGCCCTGGGTGCCCGAGCGCTAGACGGCGCCCAGGCGGCCCGCGGTGGGAGGGGTGACTGCCGTTCTTCTGCTCGTCGAGATTCTCGACCGTACGGTCAACCTGTTCATCGGGATCCTGGAGATCCTGATCGTGGTGCGGGCGCTCCTGAGCTGGTTCGAGCCGCCCGGCTACCGCTCCTGGTTCTATCGCCTGCAGAGGCTGGTCTGGGCGCTGACCGAGCCGGTGCTGGCGCCGGTCCGGAGCTGGATGCGACCGGTGGGGATCTTCGACCTTTCGCCGCTGGTGGTGCTGCTGGGGCTGATGCTCATCCAGCAGTACGTCTGGCGGCCGCTGGTGGGGATGCTCTTCCGGATCCTGTAGAGGGTGCGGGAAAGGAGAGGCGCCTAAGCGGGGCGCCGCCGCACCCGATAGGAGAGGGGGGTGATCCGGGATGCCACTCACTCCGCTCGACATCCACAACAAGGAGTTCGACCGCTCCTTCCGAGGCTACAGCATCGACCAGGTGGACGAGTTCCTGGACGAGGTCAACCGCGACTACGAGGCGGCGCTGCGGGAGCTGAACGCCCTGCGCGAGCAGGTGGCACGGCTGACCGCGCGCGTCAAGCAGTACGAGGACCTGGAGGAGACGCTGCGCAACACGCTGGTGATGGCCCAGAAGACGGCCGAGGAGATGCGGGAGAACGCCCGCCGCGAGGCCGAGGTGATCGTCCGCGAGGCGGAACAGGAGGCGCGCGACCGCCTGCGTCGCGCCGACGAAGAGGTGGCCGAGCGGCGCCGCCAACTGGAGGAGCTGGATCACGACGTGGAGGCCTTCCGGGCGCGCGTGCGCTCCCTGCTGGAGAGCGAGCTGGCCATCCTCAACGGCGACTGGGGTCACCCCTGGCGGGAGGCAGCCCAGGCCCGGCGCGAGGCGGCCGCGGGCTCGACGGCGGTTGACAAGCACGAGAGCGGCTCACTATAGTGACGCCAACCCGGGAGCCCGCCGCGAGGCGGGAGGGGTGGCGCCGCTGGCCGGGCGGTCAGGCGGTCGGTAGGGAGCCGCCCGCACGACGGTGCGCCCCGCACGTGGCGGGGCGGTTTTTTTGTTCCCGTGGCGCTCCCCGGTCGAAGGGAACGGTGATCCATGGACTGGAGCGACACGCTCAACCTGCCGAGAACGGATTTTCCCATGCGCGCCCGCCTCCCCGAACGGGAGCCGGCCATGCAGGAGCGCTGGCGGCGGGAGCGGCTCTATGAGCGGCTTCGCTCGGAGCGGAGCGGCCGCCCGCGCTTCGTGCTGCACGACGGTCCTCCCTACGCCAACGGCCAGATCCACATCGGGACCGCCATGAACAAGATCCTCAAGGACTTCGTGGTCCGGTACGCGAGCCTGCGCGGACGGGACGCACCCTACGTGCCCGGCTGGGACACCCACGGCATGCCCATCGAGCACCGCGCCCTGGAGGCGCTGGGCATCGACCGCCACGACCTGGAGCCACTGGAGCTGCGCCGCCGCTGCGAGGAGTTCGCGCGCGGCTTCATCGACGTGATGACCGCCCAGTGCGAGAGGCTGGGCGTTCTCGGCGACTGGGAGCACCCCTACGCCACCCTGGAGCCGGAGTACGAGGCCCGCCAGGTCGAGCTCTTTGGCGAGATGGCCCGCAGGGGCTACATCTACAAGGGGCTGAAGCCCGTCTACTGGTGCCCCGTCTGCGAGACGGCGCTGGCCGACGCGGAGATCGAGTTCCGCGAGACCCGCTCCCCCTCCATCTACGTCGCCTTCGACCCCGCCCCCGGGGAGACCCGGCTTCCCGCCGGCAGCCGGGCGGTGATCTGGACCACCACGCCGTGGACGCTGCCGGCCAACGAGGCGCTGGCGGTCCACCCGGACGGTGAGTACGTCGTCTGCGACACCGGCCGGGGCCCCCTACTGCTCGCCCGCCCGCGGGCGGCGGAGGCGCTGGCCGCCATGGGCATGGGAGCCGACGGCCACGGCGGCCAGGGCGAGCTCCGCGTGCTGGCCCGCTTCCGCGGCGCCGACCTGGAGGGGATGCTCTTCGTCCACCCGCTCTACCCGGAGCGGAAGGTGCCGGTGGTGCTGGCCGAGCACGTCACCATGGAGGAGGGGACGGGCATCGTCCACACCGCCCCCGGCCACGGCGAGGAGGACTTCGAGGTCGGCCAGCGCTACGGGCTGCCCGTGCTGGTGCCGCTGGACGGCCGCGGTCGCTACACCGAGGAGGGCTCGCCCTTCACCGGCCTCTTCTACCGAGAGGCCAACCCGCGCATCATCGGCGCCGTCGACCGGGCCGGCGCGCTCCTGGCCCAGGGCGAGGTGGAGCACAGTTACGCCCACTGCTGGCGGTGCAAGAACCCGGTCATCTGGCGGGCGACCGAACAGTGGTTCGCCTCGGTGGACCGTTTCCGCCAGCGCGCCCTGGAGGCGGTGGGGCGGGTAGAGTGGCTTCCAGGCTGGGGGCGCGAGCGGATGCTGCGCATGGTGGAGGGCCGCTCCGACTGGTGCATCTCGCGCCAGCGCGTCTGGGGCGTGCCGATCCCAGCCTTCTACTGCCGGTCCTGCGGCCACGTCCTCCTCACCGCCGAGTCGGTGGCCGCCGTGGCCGAACTCTTCCGCCGCGAGGGGTCGGACGCCTGGTGGCGGCGCGAGGCCGAGGAGATCCTGCCGCCGGGGACGCGCTGCCCCGCCTGCGGGGCCAGCTCGTGGCGGAAGGAGAGCGACACCATGGACGTCTGGTTCGACTCCGGCTCCAGCCACGCCGCCGTCCTCCGCCAGCGCGGGGAGCTGGCCTGGCCGGCCGACGTCTACCTGGAAGGAGGCGACCAGTTCCGCGGCTGGTTCCAGTCCTCGCTGCTGACCGCGGTGGCCGTCTACGGCGAGGCCCCCTACCGGCGGGTGGTGGCCCACGGCTGGGTGCTGGACGGCGAGGGGCGCGCCATGCACAAG contains:
- the ileS gene encoding isoleucine--tRNA ligase — encoded protein: MDWSDTLNLPRTDFPMRARLPEREPAMQERWRRERLYERLRSERSGRPRFVLHDGPPYANGQIHIGTAMNKILKDFVVRYASLRGRDAPYVPGWDTHGMPIEHRALEALGIDRHDLEPLELRRRCEEFARGFIDVMTAQCERLGVLGDWEHPYATLEPEYEARQVELFGEMARRGYIYKGLKPVYWCPVCETALADAEIEFRETRSPSIYVAFDPAPGETRLPAGSRAVIWTTTPWTLPANEALAVHPDGEYVVCDTGRGPLLLARPRAAEALAAMGMGADGHGGQGELRVLARFRGADLEGMLFVHPLYPERKVPVVLAEHVTMEEGTGIVHTAPGHGEEDFEVGQRYGLPVLVPLDGRGRYTEEGSPFTGLFYREANPRIIGAVDRAGALLAQGEVEHSYAHCWRCKNPVIWRATEQWFASVDRFRQRALEAVGRVEWLPGWGRERMLRMVEGRSDWCISRQRVWGVPIPAFYCRSCGHVLLTAESVAAVAELFRREGSDAWWRREAEEILPPGTRCPACGASSWRKESDTMDVWFDSGSSHAAVLRQRGELAWPADVYLEGGDQFRGWFQSSLLTAVAVYGEAPYRRVVAHGWVLDGEGRAMHKSLGNVVAPEEVVDRYGADVLRVWVASSDYREDMRISDAILEQAADAYRKVRNTLRFLLGNLYDFRPGQGEVREELDLWLLARLAEVAERAREAMDRYDFRAAFGELHTFCVNDLSALYLDVSKDRLYTLEPGSPRRRSAQEAIWITASALARILAVFIPHTAEEAWEHLPRAAGQPAWVQLAEWPGELERWRDPGRLARWRELLAVGQEAARALEEARQSRRIQRSQEALLRIRARGERRALLEEATPLLPELYRVAAVEVVEAAEGESDACEVERAPGAKCDRCWNVREDVGRDPGYPGVCGRCAGVLRALGVPPREAGGAGAPAAGERAGGEEGGKA